From the genome of Candidatus Limnocylindrales bacterium, one region includes:
- a CDS encoding PA14 domain-containing protein → MQVKILKILPSKKELGFYLLCLILISLGAYGLERRFRIPYGLEGKYYANPRWQGTPQFEVLDPEISTEQLKERRSRFSENRFSILWKGFIAIERPGLYTFATASDDGSDLFINDQRVVDNGGEHGLEEVRGQIYLEAGIYPIRIRYFQAGGHYRMDLFWARQDQPLESLPSYVLTPQPVTYRNYKLNRIATQLVTLIKFIWLGTAAYLFWLYPFKWISRFVKSYHQTLARSFLYELGGITLLLGFLLILFFYDVVFLDYSLLTGGTALKPHHVIDPAASALQHEPFIKVASQTYKSGWIPLWNPHSATGSPLNADMHTGVFFPFHLPLFLNPTAKTWDAFMILRILSAGVLSYAFFRKFLNLQKLPAFFGASAFMLCGHLILNLNMVYINAVVLLPGLLYVSERLLQTLRLKNLLLVAILVGLIILGGHPESTFFALFYGSMYYLFRIIQEIRSRKSKVESPGFSFLVSCTWFTVAILLGFLLSSIMLLPFLEFVKIGNVGLHEAKYRVGLLGAPLSHIFDLWVPYFWGPINDAWDGANWQYLPGYMGMVVAIMVATLFLQGFAFRGKALFFTTMVIFFLVKGYNLSTTFNNFIGNLPAFRVSFFTRYFPGEFMFSTAALAGLFLQQLIDGRIRTRYLTLSILLGLASLALLLGLYYPDLLKQHKGDYAVRQILPPVILCLLATVGTGLLGRKWSADPLSRLFAHRLKFPTLGSLPSHKILATFLGLLLIIELFIWLPKAHYKRSDLSLFTDPAPYIKFIQQDPGVFRIYGLDGFFYPNTASGYGLDDIGSLNALFNARYIDFSLKLIRPYVGYFEGYNVPNVENRFFSFLNLKYLVTAPWTPPPAPFFTLVYQQEANVYRNEQAFP, encoded by the coding sequence ATGCAGGTTAAGATTTTAAAAATTCTCCCCTCCAAAAAGGAACTGGGGTTCTATCTGCTTTGTTTAATTCTTATCTCCCTTGGAGCTTATGGGTTAGAGAGGCGGTTTAGGATTCCTTATGGACTGGAAGGGAAGTACTATGCTAATCCAAGGTGGCAGGGAACTCCCCAATTTGAGGTCTTAGATCCGGAGATCTCGACGGAGCAGTTAAAAGAGCGACGAAGTCGGTTCTCAGAAAATCGATTTAGTATTCTATGGAAAGGATTTATTGCCATAGAGAGACCCGGGTTGTATACCTTTGCTACGGCTTCCGACGATGGCTCTGATTTGTTTATCAACGACCAACGTGTGGTCGATAACGGTGGTGAACACGGGTTGGAAGAGGTGAGGGGTCAGATCTATCTGGAGGCCGGAATTTATCCCATTCGAATTCGATACTTTCAGGCCGGAGGCCATTATCGGATGGACCTTTTTTGGGCCCGGCAGGATCAACCTCTAGAAAGCTTACCCTCCTATGTTCTAACCCCTCAACCTGTTACCTACCGGAATTATAAACTCAATCGAATAGCCACACAGCTTGTCACCCTGATCAAATTTATCTGGCTGGGAACGGCCGCATATTTATTCTGGCTTTATCCATTTAAATGGATTTCCCGATTTGTAAAGAGTTATCACCAGACCCTGGCCCGTTCTTTTCTTTATGAGTTGGGAGGGATAACGCTGCTATTGGGTTTTCTGCTGATTTTGTTTTTTTACGATGTCGTCTTCCTGGATTACAGTCTGCTCACCGGTGGAACAGCCCTTAAGCCCCATCATGTGATCGACCCGGCCGCCTCGGCCCTTCAACATGAACCTTTTATTAAAGTGGCTTCTCAAACCTATAAAAGCGGCTGGATTCCCCTTTGGAATCCCCATTCTGCCACAGGATCTCCTTTAAATGCAGATATGCATACCGGGGTGTTCTTTCCCTTTCACTTACCTCTCTTTCTAAATCCCACCGCTAAAACCTGGGATGCCTTTATGATCCTCCGAATTCTCTCTGCGGGTGTTCTGTCTTATGCTTTCTTTCGTAAATTCCTTAACCTCCAAAAGCTCCCGGCCTTCTTCGGCGCATCGGCCTTTATGCTCTGTGGGCATCTCATCCTTAACCTCAATATGGTTTATATCAATGCCGTCGTCCTTTTACCGGGTCTTTTATACGTATCGGAGCGATTGCTGCAGACCCTTAGGTTAAAAAACCTGCTTTTAGTGGCCATTCTGGTCGGACTTATCATCCTGGGAGGGCATCCAGAGTCCACCTTTTTCGCCCTGTTTTACGGTTCAATGTATTACCTGTTCCGGATTATTCAAGAAATCAGAAGCCGGAAATCAAAGGTAGAGAGTCCAGGATTTTCATTCCTGGTTTCCTGTACCTGGTTTACAGTAGCCATCCTCCTTGGCTTTCTCCTCTCTTCTATTATGCTTCTCCCCTTTTTGGAATTTGTAAAAATAGGTAATGTGGGTCTCCATGAAGCCAAGTATCGTGTGGGACTTCTTGGAGCTCCCCTTTCCCATATCTTCGACTTATGGGTGCCTTACTTCTGGGGACCGATCAATGACGCCTGGGATGGGGCAAACTGGCAATATTTACCGGGATATATGGGAATGGTCGTAGCCATCATGGTCGCCACTTTATTTCTTCAAGGATTTGCTTTCCGGGGAAAGGCCCTTTTCTTCACAACAATGGTCATCTTTTTCCTCGTCAAAGGATATAACCTCTCCACGACCTTTAATAATTTTATCGGTAACCTCCCGGCCTTTCGGGTCAGCTTTTTTACCCGATATTTTCCTGGCGAGTTTATGTTTTCCACAGCGGCTTTGGCAGGCTTGTTTTTGCAACAACTTATAGATGGCCGTATTCGGACCCGATATCTGACCCTCTCGATTCTCTTAGGACTTGCCTCTTTAGCCTTGTTATTAGGACTTTATTATCCTGATCTGCTCAAACAGCATAAAGGGGACTATGCCGTTCGACAGATTCTTCCACCTGTCATCCTCTGCCTGCTTGCGACAGTGGGAACCGGGTTGCTGGGTAGAAAATGGTCGGCCGATCCTCTATCCCGGCTTTTTGCCCATCGATTAAAATTCCCTACCCTCGGTTCTCTGCCCTCCCATAAAATCCTCGCTACATTTCTGGGACTTCTTTTAATCATAGAACTTTTCATCTGGCTCCCTAAAGCCCATTATAAAAGATCTGATTTATCCCTCTTTACAGATCCCGCACCGTATATAAAATTTATTCAACAAGATCCGGGGGTTTTCCGAATTTATGGATTGGACGGCTTTTTCTATCCCAATACGGCCAGTGGTTATGGTCTGGATGACATTGGTTCCCTGAATGCCTTGTTCAATGCCCGGTATATTGACTTTTCTTTGAAGCTCATCCGCCCCTATGTTGGTTATTTCGAAGGTTATAACGTTCCCAACGTAGAGAACCGATTCTTCAGCTTTCTTAACCTCAAATATCTGGTCACGGCCCCCTGGACCCCCCCACCGGCTCCCTTCTTCACCCTGGTCTACCAACAAGAAGCCAATGTTTATCGCAACGAGCAAGCCTTTCCT